A genome region from Chiroxiphia lanceolata isolate bChiLan1 chromosome 5, bChiLan1.pri, whole genome shotgun sequence includes the following:
- the NUP107 gene encoding nuclear pore complex protein Nup107 isoform X2, which translates to MLSPLEAEMVRPGRKQGSQKRVSILTSLDDTIGNMTPRSQFLSRTPNSLLHQPGTALHRSSMKPSDMSAILGTGGKSPLILPTSGLFGNLSMLDESNWTMALSPQQTGMFVNPDLSSVTEDVTMSAVLLREDDPGEAATMSMYSDFLHSFLKHTSTTIFDLVDEYENICNSQVNILGKIVYRATPGQQKFSKTASVLWLLKQEMVTWRLLSSLYRDRIQSALEDETAFDITVLTASEKTNVDNLFQKDSLVRQSQLVVDWLESIAKDEIGDFSDNIEFYAKTVYWDNTLHTLKQRQSSTYIGSSRALVTELDPDAPIRQKLPLDDLDREDDARLLKYLFTLIRAGMTDEAQRLCKRCGQAWRAATLEGWKLYHDPNINGGKELEPVQGNPYRCIWKICCWRMAEEEQFNRYERAIYAALSGNLKQLLPVCDTWEDTVWAYFRVMVDTLVEQEIRTSVVTAEEMEELPRDYLETNWTSEKVFEELQATDKKRVIEENQEHYHVIQKFIILGDVDGLMEEFSRWLSKDRSVLPGHLLRFMTHLILFFRTLGMQTKEEVSVEVLKTYIERMVSEKHTDLIAFYVSHLPPELAVAQYALFLEDVTESDQRHHCLELAKDAGLDVATITKTVVENIRKKDAGEFSHHDQMLDTGTTEADQLKIDVIDWLVFDPAQRAEALKQSNAIMRKFLASKKHEAAKDVFVKIPQDSIAEIYNQWEEQGMDTPLPAEDDNAIREHLCIRAYLEAHETFNEWFKHMNSAPQKPSLLPQASFTEKVAHEHKEKKYEMDYGIWKGLLDALTADVKEKMYNVLLFVDGGWMVDVREDAEDDPERTQQMILLRKLCLPMMCFLLHTVLHSTGQYQECLRLADMVASERHKLYTVFSKEELRKLLQKLRESSLILLDQDLDPLGYEIQS; encoded by the exons ATGTTATCACCACTCGAGGCAGAGATGGTCAGACCAGGACGTAAGCAAGGCTCTCAGAAAAGAGTTTCTA TTCTCACATCCCTGGATGACACTATTGGAAACATGACACCCAGAAGCCAGTTTCTTTCCCGAACTCCTAATTCATTGCTTCACCAGCCAG GTACTGCACTACATCGGAGCTCCATGAAGCCATCAGATATGTCTGCCATcctgggaacaggagggaaaTCTCCTCTGATTCTACCAACTTCTGGGCTTTTCGGCAATCTGTCCATG TTGGATGAAAGTAACTGGACAATGGCACTCTCGCCTCAGCAGACAGGAATGTTTGTAAATCCAGACCTGTCCAGTGTGACAGAAGATGTCACTATGAGTGCTGTACTGTTGCGTGAGGATGATCCTGGGGAAGCTG CTACTATGAGCATGTACTCAGATTTTCTGCATTCCTTCCTGAAGCATACATCAACTACCATTTTTGATCTTGTGGATgagtatgaaaatatttgtaacagTCAG GTGAATATACTGGGGAAAATAGTTTATCGGGCAACTCCTGGACAGCAAAAGTTTTCCAAAACTGCCAGTGTCTTGTGGCTTCTTAAGCAGGAGATGGTAACTTGGAGACTGTTGTCCTCGCTTTATAG AGACAGAATACAGTCTGCACTGGAAGATGAAACTGCATTTGATATCACA GTTTTAACTGCTAGTGAAAAAACAAATGTAGACAACTTGTTTCAGAAAGATTCACTTGTTCGACAAAGTCAG cTGGTGGTAGATTGGCTAGAGAGCATTGCTAAGGATGAAATTGGGGACTTCTCCGATAATATTGAGTTTTATGCAAAAACAGTATATTG GGATAACACACTGCATACCCTGAAGCAGCGACAGTCAAGTACATACATTGGAAGTTCTCGAGCTCTGGTAACAGAGTTG GATCCAGATGCTCCTATACGACAGAAACTGCCACTTGATGATTTGGACCGAGAAGATGATGCAAGGTTATTGAAGTATCTCTTCACTCTCATCAGAGCAGGAATGACAGACGAG GCACAGCGCTTATGCAAACGATGTGGTCAGGCCTGGAGAGCTGCAACTTTGGAAGGCTGGAAATTATATCATGATCCAAACATAAATGGAG GAAAAGAGCTGGAGCCTGTTCAAGGCAATCCATACAGGTGCATTTGGAAAATTTGTTGTTGGCGTATGGCTGAAGAG gAGCAGTTTAATAGGTATGAAAGAGCAATCTATGCAGCCCTGAGTGGAAACCTCAAACAG cTTCTTCCAGTTTGTGATACCTGGGAAGATACTGTTTGGGCATATTTCAGGGTCATGGTGGACACTCTAGTTGAACAGGAAATACGAACCTCCGTGGTAACTGCAGAGGAGATGGAAGAACTCCCTAGAGACTATTTAGAAACAAA CTGGACTTCTGAAAAGGTTTTTGAAGAACTTCAGGCAACAGACAAAAAG aGGGTTATAGAGGAGAATCAAGAACACTATCATGTGATTCAGAAATTCATTATACTGGGAGATGTGGATG GTTTGATGGAAGAATTCAGCAGGTGGCTTTCCAAAGACAGAAGTGTGCTCCCAGGACACCTCCTTCGTTTCATGACGCATCTTATTCTGTTTTTCCGCACTCTGGGTATGCAGACTAAG GAGGAAGTTTCTGTTGAAGTCCTAAAGACCTACATTGAG CGGATGGTATCTGAGAAGCACACAGACTTAATAGCATTTTATGTGAGCCACCTGCCCCCAGAGCTCGCCGTTGCTCAGTATGCTTTATTCCTTGAAGATGTTACTGAAAGTGATCAACGCCACCACTGCCTTGAGTTGGCAAAAGATGCAG GTCTGGATGTTGCAACCATAACAAAAACTGTTGTTGAAAACATCCGCAAGAAGGATGCTGGTGAATTCAGTCACCATGACCAAATGCTAGATACAGGCACAACAGAG GCAGATCAGCTGAAAATAGATGTGATTGACTGGCTCGTATTTGATCCTGCACAGAGGGCAGAAGCACTTAAGCAAAGCAATGCAATCATGAGGAAGTTCTTGG CATCCAAGAAACATGAAGCTGCAAAAGATGTGTTTGTGAAGATTCCCCAAGATTCTATAGCAGAAATATATAACCAGTGGGAAGAACAGGGAATGGATACTCCACTTCCAGCTGAAGATGACAATGCTATACGGGAACATTTATGTATTCGTGCGTATTTG GAAGCCCATGAAACCTTTAACGAATGGTTTAAACACATGAACTCAGCTCCACAGAAGCCATCTTTGTTACCACAAGCaagtttcactgaaaaagtGGCCCAtgaacataaagaaaagaagtatGAG ATGGATTATGGCATTTGGAAAGGCCTCTTGGATGCTCTTACAGCTGATGTTAAGGAGAAAATGTATAATGTGTTGCTGTTTGTTGATGGAGGATGGATGGTTGATGTTAGAgag GATGCCGAGGACGACCCTGAACGAACACAGCAGATGATTTTGCTGCGTAAGCTATGCCTGCCAATGATGTGCTTCTTACTGCACAcagtgctgcacagcacagggcagtaCCAGGAGTGCCTGCGCCTGGCGGACATGGTCGCCTCTGAGCGGCACAAGCTTTACACG
- the NUP107 gene encoding nuclear pore complex protein Nup107 isoform X1: protein MLEPGKLEPGLSRAGAAAMERNGFEDMLSPLEAEMVRPGRKQGSQKRVSILTSLDDTIGNMTPRSQFLSRTPNSLLHQPGTALHRSSMKPSDMSAILGTGGKSPLILPTSGLFGNLSMLDESNWTMALSPQQTGMFVNPDLSSVTEDVTMSAVLLREDDPGEAATMSMYSDFLHSFLKHTSTTIFDLVDEYENICNSQVNILGKIVYRATPGQQKFSKTASVLWLLKQEMVTWRLLSSLYRDRIQSALEDETAFDITVLTASEKTNVDNLFQKDSLVRQSQLVVDWLESIAKDEIGDFSDNIEFYAKTVYWDNTLHTLKQRQSSTYIGSSRALVTELDPDAPIRQKLPLDDLDREDDARLLKYLFTLIRAGMTDEAQRLCKRCGQAWRAATLEGWKLYHDPNINGGKELEPVQGNPYRCIWKICCWRMAEEEQFNRYERAIYAALSGNLKQLLPVCDTWEDTVWAYFRVMVDTLVEQEIRTSVVTAEEMEELPRDYLETNWTSEKVFEELQATDKKRVIEENQEHYHVIQKFIILGDVDGLMEEFSRWLSKDRSVLPGHLLRFMTHLILFFRTLGMQTKEEVSVEVLKTYIERMVSEKHTDLIAFYVSHLPPELAVAQYALFLEDVTESDQRHHCLELAKDAGLDVATITKTVVENIRKKDAGEFSHHDQMLDTGTTEADQLKIDVIDWLVFDPAQRAEALKQSNAIMRKFLASKKHEAAKDVFVKIPQDSIAEIYNQWEEQGMDTPLPAEDDNAIREHLCIRAYLEAHETFNEWFKHMNSAPQKPSLLPQASFTEKVAHEHKEKKYEMDYGIWKGLLDALTADVKEKMYNVLLFVDGGWMVDVREDAEDDPERTQQMILLRKLCLPMMCFLLHTVLHSTGQYQECLRLADMVASERHKLYTVFSKEELRKLLQKLRESSLILLDQDLDPLGYEIQS, encoded by the exons ATGCTGGAGCCCGGAAAGCTGGAGCCGGGGCTgagccgggccggggccgctgcCATGGAGAG AAATGGTTTTGAAGACATGTTATCACCACTCGAGGCAGAGATGGTCAGACCAGGACGTAAGCAAGGCTCTCAGAAAAGAGTTTCTA TTCTCACATCCCTGGATGACACTATTGGAAACATGACACCCAGAAGCCAGTTTCTTTCCCGAACTCCTAATTCATTGCTTCACCAGCCAG GTACTGCACTACATCGGAGCTCCATGAAGCCATCAGATATGTCTGCCATcctgggaacaggagggaaaTCTCCTCTGATTCTACCAACTTCTGGGCTTTTCGGCAATCTGTCCATG TTGGATGAAAGTAACTGGACAATGGCACTCTCGCCTCAGCAGACAGGAATGTTTGTAAATCCAGACCTGTCCAGTGTGACAGAAGATGTCACTATGAGTGCTGTACTGTTGCGTGAGGATGATCCTGGGGAAGCTG CTACTATGAGCATGTACTCAGATTTTCTGCATTCCTTCCTGAAGCATACATCAACTACCATTTTTGATCTTGTGGATgagtatgaaaatatttgtaacagTCAG GTGAATATACTGGGGAAAATAGTTTATCGGGCAACTCCTGGACAGCAAAAGTTTTCCAAAACTGCCAGTGTCTTGTGGCTTCTTAAGCAGGAGATGGTAACTTGGAGACTGTTGTCCTCGCTTTATAG AGACAGAATACAGTCTGCACTGGAAGATGAAACTGCATTTGATATCACA GTTTTAACTGCTAGTGAAAAAACAAATGTAGACAACTTGTTTCAGAAAGATTCACTTGTTCGACAAAGTCAG cTGGTGGTAGATTGGCTAGAGAGCATTGCTAAGGATGAAATTGGGGACTTCTCCGATAATATTGAGTTTTATGCAAAAACAGTATATTG GGATAACACACTGCATACCCTGAAGCAGCGACAGTCAAGTACATACATTGGAAGTTCTCGAGCTCTGGTAACAGAGTTG GATCCAGATGCTCCTATACGACAGAAACTGCCACTTGATGATTTGGACCGAGAAGATGATGCAAGGTTATTGAAGTATCTCTTCACTCTCATCAGAGCAGGAATGACAGACGAG GCACAGCGCTTATGCAAACGATGTGGTCAGGCCTGGAGAGCTGCAACTTTGGAAGGCTGGAAATTATATCATGATCCAAACATAAATGGAG GAAAAGAGCTGGAGCCTGTTCAAGGCAATCCATACAGGTGCATTTGGAAAATTTGTTGTTGGCGTATGGCTGAAGAG gAGCAGTTTAATAGGTATGAAAGAGCAATCTATGCAGCCCTGAGTGGAAACCTCAAACAG cTTCTTCCAGTTTGTGATACCTGGGAAGATACTGTTTGGGCATATTTCAGGGTCATGGTGGACACTCTAGTTGAACAGGAAATACGAACCTCCGTGGTAACTGCAGAGGAGATGGAAGAACTCCCTAGAGACTATTTAGAAACAAA CTGGACTTCTGAAAAGGTTTTTGAAGAACTTCAGGCAACAGACAAAAAG aGGGTTATAGAGGAGAATCAAGAACACTATCATGTGATTCAGAAATTCATTATACTGGGAGATGTGGATG GTTTGATGGAAGAATTCAGCAGGTGGCTTTCCAAAGACAGAAGTGTGCTCCCAGGACACCTCCTTCGTTTCATGACGCATCTTATTCTGTTTTTCCGCACTCTGGGTATGCAGACTAAG GAGGAAGTTTCTGTTGAAGTCCTAAAGACCTACATTGAG CGGATGGTATCTGAGAAGCACACAGACTTAATAGCATTTTATGTGAGCCACCTGCCCCCAGAGCTCGCCGTTGCTCAGTATGCTTTATTCCTTGAAGATGTTACTGAAAGTGATCAACGCCACCACTGCCTTGAGTTGGCAAAAGATGCAG GTCTGGATGTTGCAACCATAACAAAAACTGTTGTTGAAAACATCCGCAAGAAGGATGCTGGTGAATTCAGTCACCATGACCAAATGCTAGATACAGGCACAACAGAG GCAGATCAGCTGAAAATAGATGTGATTGACTGGCTCGTATTTGATCCTGCACAGAGGGCAGAAGCACTTAAGCAAAGCAATGCAATCATGAGGAAGTTCTTGG CATCCAAGAAACATGAAGCTGCAAAAGATGTGTTTGTGAAGATTCCCCAAGATTCTATAGCAGAAATATATAACCAGTGGGAAGAACAGGGAATGGATACTCCACTTCCAGCTGAAGATGACAATGCTATACGGGAACATTTATGTATTCGTGCGTATTTG GAAGCCCATGAAACCTTTAACGAATGGTTTAAACACATGAACTCAGCTCCACAGAAGCCATCTTTGTTACCACAAGCaagtttcactgaaaaagtGGCCCAtgaacataaagaaaagaagtatGAG ATGGATTATGGCATTTGGAAAGGCCTCTTGGATGCTCTTACAGCTGATGTTAAGGAGAAAATGTATAATGTGTTGCTGTTTGTTGATGGAGGATGGATGGTTGATGTTAGAgag GATGCCGAGGACGACCCTGAACGAACACAGCAGATGATTTTGCTGCGTAAGCTATGCCTGCCAATGATGTGCTTCTTACTGCACAcagtgctgcacagcacagggcagtaCCAGGAGTGCCTGCGCCTGGCGGACATGGTCGCCTCTGAGCGGCACAAGCTTTACACG